A window from Schistosoma haematobium chromosome 1, whole genome shotgun sequence encodes these proteins:
- the FKBP8 gene encoding Peptidyl-prolyl cis-trans isomerase fkbp8 (EggNog:ENOG410VF2I~COG:O): MGRKKGQKHDHQSKSSNVQQYSEKLAEDGSTSGSATDLKLSGSPDQEAAASSVETIDVLGNGLIIKKTLKKGLGGETRPSHGDSVVVNYKCWLEDGTLVDDAENVKMVLGDGDIIHAFDLSVPLAEHKEIFELTTDSRFAYGSRGRDSDIPSGAKLTYRIEVLKVDDPPCYASMSNSERLAVANQKKDRGNYYYRREEFAFAIDSYNKALKILQLPPVPPTQSSEERFPETDCPAELINDAKLKLENNLAAAQLKVEAYDAAIMSCDVVLQSDPQNIKALFRKGKALLEMNEVDDAIPILQKVLTISPGSQMASVELARAQAVRQKEREHWSRSVNRRFPKTKQNKNTKLSAASRVKLLMTSRPVIVTSIMAILSVLVGFVAYIYQPAIMNINI; the protein is encoded by the exons ATGGGTCGCAAGAAAGGTCAGAAGCACGATCACCAGTCGAAGAGTTCCAATGTGCAACAATATTCTGAAAAACTAGCTGAAGATGGCAGCACAAGTGGATCCGCGACCGACCTTAAATTATCTGGGTCACCTGATCAAGAGGCTGCTGCTAGTAGTGTGGAGACTATCGATGTTTTAGGGAATGGTCTCATCATTAAAAAG ACTTTGAAAAAAGGTCTTGGTGGGGAAACTCGTCCCAGTCATGGTGATTCTGTCGTTGTAAATTACAAATGTTGGCTGGAAGATGGAACGCTTGTTGACGACGCCGAAAATGTGAAAATGGTCCTTGGTGATGGCGACATAATACATG CATTTGACCTCTCTGTTCCACTGGCTGAGCACAAAGAGATATTCGAACTGACAACTGACTCCCGGTTCGCTTATGGATCTCGTGGACG GGATTCTGATATACCATCAGGGGCAAAGTTAACTTATCGCATCGAAGTTTTAAAAGTTGATGACCCTCCTTGTTATGCCAGTATGTCGAATTCGGAAAGACTTGCTGTTGCTAATCAGAAGAAAGATAGAGGTAACTATTACTACAG GAGAGAAGAATTTGCATTCGCTATCGATAGTTATAACAAAGCATTGAAAATTTTACAATTGCCTCCTGTGCCTCCTACTCAATCTTCAGAAGAGAGATTTCCGGAAACCGACTGTCCAGCTGAGCTTATTAATGATGCAAAGttgaaattagaaaataatcttGCAGCTGCTCAGTTAAAg gtagaAGCATACGATGCCGCTATAATGTCTTGTGATGTTGTTTTGCAAAGCGATCCACAAAATATTAAGGCCTTATTCAGGAAAGGAAAG GCTCTTTTGGAAATGAACGAAGTAGATGATGCTATCCCAATTCTCCAGAAAGTACTAACAATATCCCCAGGTTCACAAATGGCTAGTGTTGAGTTAGCCCGTGCTCAAGCTGTACGACAGAAAGAACGAGAGCATTGGTCACGGTCTGTTAATCGTAGGTTTCcgaaaactaaacaaaataagaaTACAAAACTATCTGCTGCGTCCAGAGTTAAACTGTTGATG ACTTCTCGTCCTGTAATTGTAACAAGTATCATGGCGATTCTCTCTGTTCTCGTTGGGTTTGTTGCATACATTTATCAACCTGCCATTATGAACATCAATATATAG